A part of Amycolatopsis lurida genomic DNA contains:
- a CDS encoding GntR family transcriptional regulator, which produces MAEEGPRQPLAATRQRVRDELRERILAGRLKPGDRLVERELAEDLGVSRVPVREAIRSLEAEGFLAVQSPRRIVVRQLAKADVEELFDVREALEGLAAGLAAERAGKAGLRALERLLAEAARATESGDPARITSLNTRFHDQIVALAGNGLLHEILRPLEGRLRWLTSQNEHWGELLDEHRRLYDAIASGDADRARAHAVEHVRVNREVTLKALFPEDDGERSAG; this is translated from the coding sequence GTGGCCGAGGAAGGACCGCGTCAGCCGCTGGCCGCGACCCGGCAGCGGGTCCGCGACGAGCTGCGTGAACGTATCCTCGCCGGACGGTTGAAGCCGGGGGACCGGCTGGTCGAACGCGAGCTGGCCGAGGACCTCGGAGTCTCGCGGGTCCCGGTGCGCGAGGCCATCCGCAGCCTGGAGGCCGAGGGTTTCCTGGCCGTTCAATCACCCCGGCGCATCGTCGTGCGCCAGCTGGCCAAGGCCGACGTCGAGGAGCTGTTCGACGTCCGCGAGGCGCTCGAAGGGCTCGCCGCCGGCCTGGCCGCCGAACGCGCGGGCAAAGCGGGGCTCCGCGCGCTCGAACGCCTACTCGCCGAAGCCGCCCGCGCGACCGAAAGCGGTGACCCGGCCCGGATCACCTCGCTCAACACCCGCTTCCACGACCAGATCGTCGCGCTCGCCGGCAACGGGCTGCTGCACGAGATCCTCCGCCCGCTCGAAGGCAGGCTGCGCTGGCTGACCAGCCAGAACGAACACTGGGGTGAACTGCTCGACGAGCACCGCCGTCTCTACGACGCGATCGCCTCGGGCGACGCCGACCGTGCGCGGGCCCACGCCGTCGAGCATGTGCGGGTGAACCGGGAGGTCACGCTGAAGGCGCTGTTCCCCGAAGATGACGGAGAACGCTCCGCCGGGTGA
- a CDS encoding phosphotransferase, protein MITDEQRAARTARAVAAAVSAGRDLGIAVTEPEVLYDVFSVIVRLAPSPVVVRVPTVLPRTTTPETQLTDQRRELAVAAWLGEKGLPVVKPSPLVPAEPVRRDGFSMTFWELIEFVEDANLAVEHSAKLVAKLHAALRDYPGELAFLNGLDPFIPDGLAQLEERPDLLDAADLDRARREWEVFRPMLASEEAFAEAFPGATVQPVHGDAPGYNLIVTTGGELYSDFELVNRGPIERDLAFNGPEGIAAYNAAAAEFGLREVDEGVLRTFEALGLLQVVACLSMAPDLPMLVDGMKPMIDQWRATPFAGGLA, encoded by the coding sequence ATGATCACCGACGAACAACGGGCCGCCCGCACCGCGCGAGCGGTGGCCGCCGCGGTTTCCGCGGGACGCGATCTCGGCATCGCCGTCACCGAACCCGAGGTCCTGTACGACGTTTTCTCCGTCATCGTGCGGCTGGCGCCTTCACCGGTCGTCGTGCGCGTGCCGACCGTGCTGCCGCGCACGACCACGCCGGAGACGCAGCTGACCGACCAGCGGCGCGAGCTCGCCGTCGCCGCCTGGCTCGGCGAGAAGGGGCTCCCGGTCGTCAAGCCGAGCCCGCTGGTGCCGGCGGAACCGGTGCGGCGTGACGGTTTCTCGATGACCTTCTGGGAACTGATCGAGTTCGTCGAGGACGCGAACCTCGCCGTCGAGCACTCGGCGAAGCTCGTCGCGAAACTGCACGCCGCGCTCCGCGACTATCCCGGCGAGCTGGCGTTCCTGAACGGTCTCGATCCGTTCATCCCCGACGGCCTCGCCCAGCTCGAAGAGCGGCCGGACCTGCTCGACGCCGCCGACCTCGACCGCGCCCGCCGCGAATGGGAGGTCTTCCGACCGATGCTGGCCTCGGAAGAGGCGTTCGCCGAGGCGTTCCCCGGTGCCACCGTCCAGCCGGTGCACGGTGACGCGCCGGGCTACAACCTGATCGTCACCACCGGAGGCGAGCTCTACTCCGACTTCGAACTGGTGAACCGCGGCCCGATCGAACGCGATCTCGCCTTCAACGGTCCCGAAGGCATCGCGGCCTACAACGCCGCCGCCGCGGAATTCGGGCTGCGCGAGGTCGACGAAGGCGTGCTGCGCACCTTCGAAGCGCTGGGCCTGCTTCAGGTGGTCGCGTGCCTGTCGATGGCGCCCGACCTGCCGATGCTGGTGGACGGCATGAAACCGATGATCGACCAGTGGCGGGCAACCCCGTTCGCGGGAGGGCTCGCTTAG
- the aroA gene encoding 3-phosphoshikimate 1-carboxyvinyltransferase — translation MTDAHDTWTAPVAEGPLDADIRVPGSKSITNRAYVLAALASAPTRVRTPLDSRDARLMLGAIYALGAHSQGSIGGYLVHPLGPGRVHPDETVRVELGNAGTVARFTPALAALGTGPALFDGDEAIRRRPIGPLLKALRDLGARIDDDRRDAPPFTVHGEGGLRGGRVDLDASASSQFLSALLLAGPSFQQGVTVRLVGGQVPSEPHIAMTVEMLRRFGATVDREGAEFHVAPTRLSCPEYVVEPDLSTAAPFVAAAIATGGTVRIAGWPQRTTQPGDWLRSLAPVLGATAELDAAGLTVTGSGTIPGVELDLHDVGELTPVIAALLCFAEGPSVISGVAHLRGHETDRLTALATELSSLGADVRETEDGLRITPAPLHGGKFRTYDDHRLVMAAAVLGLKVEGVEVENPGTVGKTFPGFAEAWTSMLG, via the coding sequence GTGACAGACGCGCACGACACCTGGACCGCACCGGTCGCGGAAGGCCCGCTCGACGCGGACATCCGTGTCCCCGGTTCGAAGTCGATCACCAACCGGGCCTACGTCCTCGCCGCGCTCGCCAGCGCGCCGACGCGGGTGCGGACCCCGCTCGACTCCCGGGACGCGCGCCTGATGCTCGGCGCCATCTACGCCCTCGGCGCCCACTCACAAGGCAGCATCGGCGGCTATCTCGTGCACCCGCTCGGCCCCGGCCGCGTCCATCCCGACGAGACCGTCCGGGTGGAACTCGGCAACGCGGGCACGGTCGCCCGGTTCACCCCCGCGCTCGCCGCCCTGGGCACCGGCCCGGCGCTGTTCGACGGGGACGAGGCCATCCGCCGCCGTCCCATCGGGCCGCTGCTGAAGGCGCTGCGCGACCTCGGCGCCCGCATCGACGACGACCGCCGCGACGCGCCGCCCTTCACCGTCCACGGCGAAGGTGGCCTGCGGGGCGGCAGGGTCGACCTGGACGCCTCGGCGTCGAGCCAGTTCCTGTCCGCGCTGCTGCTCGCCGGGCCCTCGTTCCAGCAGGGTGTCACCGTGCGCCTTGTGGGCGGCCAGGTGCCGAGCGAGCCGCATATCGCGATGACCGTCGAAATGCTCCGCCGCTTCGGGGCCACTGTGGACCGCGAGGGCGCCGAGTTCCACGTCGCACCGACACGGCTTTCCTGCCCCGAGTACGTCGTCGAGCCGGATCTCTCGACGGCGGCGCCGTTCGTCGCCGCCGCGATCGCGACCGGCGGCACGGTGCGCATCGCGGGCTGGCCGCAGCGGACGACACAGCCCGGGGACTGGCTGCGCAGCCTGGCGCCCGTTCTGGGCGCCACCGCCGAACTCGACGCGGCCGGTCTGACGGTCACCGGCAGCGGCACGATCCCCGGCGTCGAACTGGACCTGCACGACGTCGGCGAGCTGACGCCGGTGATCGCGGCGCTGCTGTGCTTCGCCGAGGGGCCGTCGGTCATCTCCGGGGTGGCGCATCTTCGCGGCCACGAAACCGACCGGCTGACCGCGCTCGCCACCGAACTGTCGTCGCTCGGCGCCGACGTCCGCGAGACCGAGGACGGGCTGCGCATCACGCCGGCGCCGCTGCACGGCGGGAAGTTCCGCACCTACGACGACCACCGGCTGGTGATGGCGGCCGCGGTGCTCGGCCTGAAGGTCGAGGGGGTCGAGGTGGAGAACCCGGGGACGGTCGGGAAGACCTTCCCCGGATTCGCCGAGGCCTGGACCTCGATGCTCGGCTAA
- a CDS encoding CTP synthase, with amino-acid sequence MGLQSRATKYVFVTGGVASSLGKGLTASSLGQLLTARGLRVTMQKLDPYLNVDPGTMNPFQHGEVFVTDDGAETDLDIGHYERFLDRALDGKANVTTGQVYSEVIAKERRGEYLGDTVQVIPHITDEIKARITAAAGADEDGNSPDVVITEVGGTVGDIESLPFLEACRQVRHDVGRDQCFFLHVSLVPYLAPSGELKTKPTQHSVAALRNIGIQPDALVCRADRELPEDLKRKIGLMCDVDTEAVIACPDAPSIYDIPKVLHREALDAYVVRRLGLPFRDVDWTVWGDLLDRVHNPSETVRVALVGKYIDLPDAYLSVTEALRAGGFAHRAKVQIEWVPSDSCETPAGAAAALSDVDGVLVPGGFGVRGIEGKVGAIAYARTHGLPLLGLCLGLQCMVIDAARNLAGIKDANSAEFEDGPNPVISTMADQRDVVAGERDMGGTMRLGAYVAKLKPGSQVAKAYGSTEVSERHRHRYEVNNAYRKRLSDAGLVFSGTSPDDHLVEFVELPADKHPFFVGTQAHPELKSRPTRPHPLFSAFVKAVVDRKVAERLPVELPETAQTAAR; translated from the coding sequence GTGGGACTTCAGTCGCGGGCTACCAAGTATGTCTTTGTCACCGGAGGCGTTGCCTCCTCTCTGGGTAAGGGACTCACGGCTTCCAGCCTGGGTCAGCTCCTTACCGCACGTGGGCTCCGGGTCACGATGCAGAAGCTGGATCCGTACCTCAACGTCGATCCGGGCACGATGAACCCGTTCCAGCACGGTGAGGTGTTCGTCACCGACGACGGCGCCGAGACCGATCTGGACATCGGGCACTACGAGCGTTTTCTCGACCGGGCTCTCGACGGCAAGGCGAACGTCACCACCGGGCAGGTGTACTCCGAGGTCATCGCCAAGGAGCGCCGCGGTGAGTACCTCGGCGACACCGTGCAGGTCATCCCGCACATCACCGACGAGATCAAGGCGAGGATCACCGCCGCGGCGGGCGCCGACGAGGACGGGAACAGCCCGGACGTCGTGATCACCGAGGTCGGCGGCACCGTGGGCGACATCGAGTCGCTGCCGTTCCTGGAGGCCTGCCGTCAGGTCCGCCACGACGTCGGCCGCGACCAGTGCTTCTTCCTCCACGTCTCCCTGGTCCCGTACCTCGCCCCGTCGGGTGAGCTGAAGACCAAGCCGACCCAGCACTCGGTCGCCGCGCTGCGCAACATCGGTATCCAGCCCGACGCGCTCGTCTGCCGCGCCGATCGTGAGCTGCCGGAGGATCTCAAGCGCAAGATCGGCCTGATGTGCGACGTCGACACCGAGGCCGTCATCGCCTGCCCCGACGCGCCGTCGATCTACGACATCCCGAAGGTGCTGCACCGTGAGGCGCTCGACGCCTACGTGGTGCGCCGCCTCGGGCTGCCGTTCCGCGACGTCGACTGGACCGTGTGGGGCGACCTGCTCGACCGCGTGCACAACCCGTCGGAGACGGTGCGGGTCGCGCTCGTCGGCAAGTACATCGACCTGCCGGACGCGTACCTGTCGGTCACCGAGGCGCTGCGCGCGGGCGGGTTCGCCCACCGCGCCAAGGTCCAGATCGAGTGGGTCCCCTCGGACTCCTGCGAGACCCCGGCCGGTGCGGCCGCGGCGCTGTCCGATGTGGACGGTGTGCTGGTGCCGGGCGGCTTCGGCGTCCGCGGTATCGAGGGCAAGGTCGGCGCCATCGCCTACGCCCGCACCCACGGGCTGCCGCTGCTGGGCCTCTGCCTCGGCCTGCAGTGCATGGTGATCGACGCGGCGCGGAACCTGGCGGGTATCAAGGACGCGAACTCGGCCGAGTTCGAGGACGGCCCGAACCCGGTCATCTCCACGATGGCCGACCAGCGTGACGTCGTCGCCGGCGAGCGCGACATGGGCGGCACGATGCGGCTCGGCGCCTACGTCGCCAAGCTCAAGCCCGGCTCGCAGGTCGCGAAGGCGTACGGCAGCACCGAGGTCTCCGAGCGGCACCGTCACCGCTACGAGGTCAACAACGCCTACCGCAAGCGCCTTTCCGACGCCGGTCTGGTGTTCTCGGGTACCTCGCCCGATGACCACCTGGTCGAGTTCGTGGAGCTGCCCGCCGACAAGCACCCGTTCTTCGTCGGTACCCAGGCGCATCCGGAGCTCAAGAGCCGCCCGACCCGCCCGCACCCGCTGTTCAGCGCGTTCGTGAAGGCCGTCGTCGACCGCAAGGTCGCCGAGCGGCTGCCGGTCGAGCTGCCCGAAACCGCCCAGACGGCGGCCCGGTGA
- a CDS encoding NUDIX domain-containing protein: protein MSEPGKHEFTVASTKDVHIGRVVGLRVDEVVMPGGGTARREVVEHLGAVAVVALDSDGMVTLIHQYRHPIGRRLWELPAGLIDKAGEDPVEAAKRELVEEVGLSAERWETLVDVAASPGFTDEVVRVYLARELSEVDREVLGDEEADLVMRKFPLAEAVRMALAGELVNGSTVGGVLAAHAVLSGAASSRPADAPWEDRPTKFASRGL, encoded by the coding sequence GTGAGCGAGCCCGGCAAGCACGAGTTCACCGTCGCGTCCACAAAGGACGTCCACATCGGACGTGTCGTGGGCCTGCGGGTCGACGAGGTCGTGATGCCCGGCGGCGGCACCGCCCGCCGTGAGGTCGTCGAGCACCTCGGCGCGGTCGCCGTCGTCGCGCTCGACTCGGACGGCATGGTGACGCTGATCCACCAGTACCGCCACCCGATCGGGCGGCGGCTGTGGGAACTGCCCGCCGGGCTGATCGACAAGGCGGGGGAGGACCCCGTCGAGGCGGCCAAACGCGAGCTGGTCGAGGAGGTCGGACTCAGCGCCGAGCGGTGGGAGACCCTGGTCGACGTCGCGGCGTCGCCCGGCTTCACCGACGAGGTCGTCCGCGTCTACCTCGCCCGCGAGCTGTCCGAAGTGGACAGGGAGGTCCTCGGCGACGAGGAGGCGGACCTCGTCATGCGGAAGTTCCCGCTCGCCGAGGCGGTGCGGATGGCCCTGGCGGGTGAGCTGGTGAACGGGTCGACCGTCGGTGGCGTGCTCGCCGCGCACGCGGTGCTTTCGGGGGCGGCTTCGTCGCGGCCGGCCGACGCGCCTTGGGAGGACAGGCCGACGAAGTTCGCTTCGCGCGGCCTCTGA
- a CDS encoding DUF1707 domain-containing protein, translating to MSQQPDPDEMRVGTAEREEAARLLGDHYSQGRITPDEYEGRVLAAYEAVTLGELRPLFQDLPPPHPTYLAPRFDPPPFVPVYQHPAAVMPYSPKSKVAAGVLQIVLPFGIGRFYTGHVGLALGQLAVVVVTCGAGVVWPIVDGIVLLANGGTDAQGRRLRD from the coding sequence ATGTCCCAGCAACCGGACCCGGACGAGATGCGCGTCGGCACCGCCGAGCGCGAAGAGGCCGCGCGGCTGCTCGGCGACCACTACAGCCAGGGCAGGATCACGCCGGACGAGTACGAGGGCCGCGTCCTCGCCGCGTACGAGGCCGTGACCCTCGGCGAACTCCGGCCGCTGTTCCAGGACCTGCCCCCGCCGCATCCGACGTACCTGGCGCCGCGGTTCGACCCGCCGCCGTTCGTGCCCGTGTACCAGCACCCGGCCGCGGTCATGCCGTATTCACCGAAGTCGAAGGTGGCCGCCGGGGTGCTGCAGATCGTGCTGCCGTTCGGGATCGGGCGCTTCTACACCGGCCATGTCGGACTCGCTTTGGGGCAGCTGGCGGTCGTGGTGGTCACCTGCGGTGCCGGGGTGGTCTGGCCGATCGTCGACGGGATCGTGCTGCTGGCGAACGGCGGCACCGACGCGCAGGGGCGCCGTCTCCGTGACTAG
- the xerD gene encoding site-specific tyrosine recombinase XerD → MVAAYLDHLVVERGTARNTLDSYSRDLRRYTAYLGAADVERFSDVTSAHITSFGAALREGNEEHRPLAASSAARALVAVRGLHKFAHADGITENDPAREVRPPAAAKRLPKALPVDDVLKLLETPPPEGERPLRDRALLELLYSTGARISEAVGLDVDDIDDAERTVLLDGKGGKQRIVPIGRPALEAVHAYLVRARPALATHGRGTPAMFLNARGSRLSRQSAWQVLKDTAESAGITAGVSPHTLRHSFATHLLEGGADVRVVQELLGHASVTTTQVYTLVTVNTLREVYATAHPRALG, encoded by the coding sequence GTGGTCGCCGCTTACCTCGACCATCTGGTGGTCGAGCGCGGAACCGCGAGGAACACCCTCGACAGCTACTCCCGCGACCTGCGCCGGTACACCGCGTACCTCGGCGCCGCCGACGTCGAGCGCTTCAGCGACGTCACCTCGGCGCACATCACCTCGTTCGGTGCTGCGCTGCGCGAAGGCAACGAAGAGCATCGGCCGCTCGCCGCGTCCTCGGCGGCCCGTGCGCTGGTCGCGGTGCGGGGGCTGCACAAGTTCGCGCACGCCGACGGCATCACCGAGAACGATCCGGCCCGCGAGGTCCGCCCGCCGGCCGCGGCCAAACGGCTGCCCAAGGCACTGCCGGTGGACGACGTGCTGAAACTGCTGGAAACCCCGCCGCCCGAGGGCGAACGCCCGCTGCGGGACCGGGCGCTGCTGGAGCTGCTCTACTCCACCGGCGCGCGGATCTCCGAGGCCGTGGGGCTCGACGTCGACGACATCGACGACGCCGAACGGACCGTGCTGCTCGACGGGAAGGGCGGCAAGCAGCGCATCGTGCCGATCGGCCGTCCCGCGCTGGAAGCGGTGCACGCGTACCTCGTCCGCGCGCGGCCGGCGCTCGCCACCCACGGGAGGGGGACGCCGGCGATGTTCCTGAACGCCCGCGGTTCCAGGCTTTCCCGGCAGAGCGCGTGGCAGGTTCTCAAGGACACCGCGGAATCGGCGGGGATCACGGCGGGCGTCTCCCCGCACACACTGCGCCACTCCTTCGCAACGCACCTTCTCGAAGGCGGCGCCGACGTCCGGGTCGTGCAGGAACTCCTCGGCCACGCTTCGGTGACCACCACCCAGGTGTACACGCTGGTCACGGTCAACACGCTCCGCGAGGTCTACGCCACAGCACATCCCCGCGCACTGGGCTAA
- a CDS encoding ParA family protein produces the protein MSTPNEPAKPSASAGSAAASLSQVTIATPAEHDGDEPSEDTISSRGRKAKRAKETKQQELERDGIGPTGRPFREIPDPPPLDRHGPALVMAMCNQKGGVGKTTSTINLGAALAECGRRVLLVDFDPQGALSVGLGIQPHELDQTVYNVIMERSVSITDVIRKTRVDGVDLLPSNIDLSAAEVQLVAEVGREHTLLRVLRPVMNDYDYVLVDCQPSLGLLTVNALTAADGVIIPLECEFFSLRGVALLIDTIEKVQERLNPKLDITGILATMYDPRTLHSKEVMARVVEAFGDTVFDTVINRTVRFPETTVAGEPITTWAPKSAGAAAYRALAREVIAR, from the coding sequence ATGTCGACACCGAACGAGCCGGCGAAGCCGTCCGCGTCCGCCGGTTCGGCCGCGGCGAGCCTCAGCCAGGTGACCATCGCAACCCCCGCCGAACACGACGGCGACGAACCGTCGGAGGACACGATCTCTTCCCGCGGCCGCAAGGCCAAGCGCGCCAAAGAAACCAAGCAGCAAGAACTCGAGAGGGACGGGATCGGCCCCACGGGCCGTCCGTTCCGCGAGATCCCCGATCCGCCGCCGCTGGACCGCCATGGTCCCGCACTGGTGATGGCCATGTGCAACCAGAAGGGCGGGGTCGGCAAGACCACCTCGACCATCAACCTCGGCGCGGCGCTGGCCGAATGCGGCCGCCGGGTACTGCTGGTCGACTTCGATCCCCAGGGCGCGCTCTCGGTCGGCCTCGGCATTCAGCCGCACGAGCTGGACCAGACGGTCTACAACGTCATCATGGAGCGGTCGGTCAGCATCACCGACGTCATCCGGAAGACCAGGGTGGACGGGGTCGACCTGCTGCCGAGCAACATCGACCTGTCCGCGGCCGAGGTCCAGTTGGTCGCAGAGGTAGGGCGCGAACACACTTTGTTACGGGTCCTTCGTCCGGTCATGAACGACTACGACTATGTTCTTGTCGACTGCCAGCCCTCGCTAGGCCTGCTGACGGTGAACGCACTGACCGCCGCGGACGGTGTGATCATCCCGCTGGAGTGCGAGTTCTTCAGTCTGCGAGGCGTAGCGCTCCTGATCGACACCATCGAGAAGGTGCAGGAACGCCTCAACCCCAAACTGGACATCACCGGGATTCTCGCCACCATGTACGACCCGAGAACCCTGCACTCGAAGGAGGTCATGGCGAGAGTGGTGGAGGCATTCGGCGACACCGTGTTCGACACGGTGATCAACCGCACCGTGCGGTTCCCCGAGACGACGGTCGCGGGCGAGCCGATCACGACCTGGGCTCCCAAATCAGCGGGCGCGGCGGCCTACCGCGCGCTCGCCCGTGAGGTGATCGCTCGGTGA
- a CDS encoding segregation and condensation protein A, with product MDDPAAAAPSGSEPVERTEADETPAVHETVHGGMVPEGLASEELSTSKFKVNLSNFQGPFDLLLQLISQHQLDVTEVALHQVTDDFIAYTRALGTEWNLDETTEFLVIAATLLDLKAARLLPAAEVESEDDLALLEARDLLFARVLQYRAYKQVAALFGELEAGALRRYPRSVALEDRFMGLLPEVMLGVDPAKFAEIAVAVFKPKPPPTVSIAHIHMGRVSVREHAALLRLKLAELGEATFGELVDDCEHTVEIVARFLALLELYREASVQFEQLEALAELHVRWTGGSVEEASVAAEHDRAAAEDEEYG from the coding sequence ATGGACGACCCGGCCGCGGCTGCTCCCAGCGGCTCAGAGCCGGTCGAGCGGACAGAGGCAGACGAGACCCCCGCCGTGCACGAGACCGTGCACGGCGGGATGGTCCCCGAAGGACTGGCCAGTGAAGAGCTGAGCACGTCCAAGTTCAAGGTGAACCTGTCGAACTTCCAGGGCCCTTTCGATCTGCTGCTCCAGCTGATCTCGCAGCACCAGCTCGACGTCACCGAAGTCGCGTTGCACCAGGTCACTGATGATTTCATCGCCTACACCCGTGCGCTCGGCACGGAGTGGAACCTCGACGAGACGACCGAGTTCCTGGTCATCGCGGCGACCCTGCTCGACCTCAAGGCGGCACGGCTGCTGCCCGCCGCCGAGGTGGAGAGCGAAGACGACCTCGCCCTGCTCGAAGCACGAGACCTGCTGTTCGCGCGCGTGCTGCAGTATCGCGCGTACAAGCAGGTCGCGGCGCTGTTCGGCGAGCTGGAGGCCGGCGCGCTGCGACGGTATCCGCGGTCGGTCGCGCTCGAAGACCGGTTCATGGGTCTGCTGCCCGAGGTGATGCTCGGCGTCGACCCGGCGAAGTTCGCCGAGATCGCGGTCGCGGTCTTCAAACCGAAGCCACCGCCGACGGTGTCGATCGCGCACATCCACATGGGCCGCGTCTCGGTGCGCGAACACGCCGCGCTGCTGCGGCTCAAGCTGGCGGAACTGGGCGAAGCGACCTTCGGCGAGCTGGTCGACGACTGCGAGCACACCGTCGAGATCGTGGCGAGGTTCCTCGCGCTGCTGGAGCTGTACCGGGAGGCCTCGGTCCAGTTCGAACAGCTGGAGGCGCTCGCCGAACTGCACGTGCGCTGGACCGGCGGGTCCGTGGAGGAGGCGTCGGTGGCGGCCGAGCACGATCGCGCCGCCGCTGAGGACGAGGAGTACGGGTGA
- the scpB gene encoding SMC-Scp complex subunit ScpB — protein MSPENTEETESPETGDGPKAPIAKSDEVKDAFVATDEVKDAFSPPEASEPPADEPGEPEAPEAEPEAEADPEPPADEGLVAAGDGDYPDVTSDEMLEAALEALLLVVDSPINEESLADTVGQPVSRVTVALRTMAQKFTERTSGIDLRRVGEGWRFYTRDVYAPFVEKLLLDGQRSKLTRAALESLAVIAYRQPVTRARVAAVRGVNVDGVIRTLLARGLIEEMGTDPETTGTLYVTTELFLERLGLSSLADLPPIAPLLPEVDTIDDI, from the coding sequence GTGAGCCCGGAGAACACCGAAGAGACCGAATCGCCCGAGACCGGGGATGGGCCGAAAGCTCCCATCGCCAAGTCTGACGAGGTGAAGGACGCTTTCGTCGCGACGGATGAGGTGAAGGACGCTTTCAGCCCGCCGGAGGCCTCGGAGCCGCCTGCCGACGAGCCGGGTGAGCCGGAGGCCCCCGAAGCGGAGCCGGAGGCCGAGGCCGACCCGGAGCCGCCTGCCGACGAAGGTCTCGTCGCGGCAGGCGACGGCGACTACCCCGACGTCACCTCCGACGAGATGCTCGAAGCGGCGCTCGAGGCGTTGCTCCTGGTCGTCGACTCGCCCATCAACGAGGAATCGCTCGCCGACACGGTCGGCCAGCCGGTGTCGCGGGTGACCGTGGCGCTGCGCACGATGGCGCAGAAGTTCACCGAGCGGACCAGCGGAATCGACCTGCGCCGAGTCGGCGAAGGGTGGCGGTTCTACACTAGGGACGTCTATGCCCCGTTCGTGGAGAAGCTTCTGCTCGACGGCCAGCGTTCCAAGCTGACGCGAGCCGCACTGGAGAGCCTCGCCGTGATCGCCTATCGGCAGCCGGTGACCAGGGCCAGGGTCGCCGCCGTCCGAGGGGTGAACGTGGACGGGGTGATCAGGACGCTGCTGGCGCGCGGCCTGATCGAGGAGATGGGGACCGACCCCGAAACCACAGGCACGCTGTACGTGACGACCGAGCTGTTCCTGGAGCGACTGGGCCTCTCGTCCTTGGCCGACCTTCCGCCCATCGCTCCGTTGCTACCCGAAGTGGACACCATCGATGACATCTGA
- a CDS encoding pseudouridine synthase, with product MTSDPHPDGIRLQKVLSQAGVASRRAAEDLIVRGRVSVDGKVVTELGRRVDPDNSVIHVDGTRVQVREDLVYLLLNKPKGVHSTMSDDRGRPCVGDYLRGRYEETPGIVHVGRLDENTEGLLLLTNDGDLGHRLMHPSFRVLKTYFAEVEGIVPRGLGKELRAGFELPDGIVKVDQFRVKDMLAGRTQIELVIHEGRKHIVRRLMAATGHPVRKLVRTALGDVQLGAQRSGSIRRLNRGEVGSLYRAVDL from the coding sequence ATGACATCTGACCCGCATCCCGACGGCATTCGGCTGCAGAAGGTCCTTTCGCAGGCGGGAGTCGCCTCGCGGCGCGCGGCCGAGGACCTGATCGTGCGCGGTCGCGTGAGCGTGGACGGCAAGGTGGTCACCGAGCTCGGCCGCCGCGTCGATCCGGACAACTCCGTGATCCACGTCGACGGCACCCGCGTCCAGGTCCGCGAGGACCTCGTGTACCTCCTGCTGAACAAGCCCAAGGGCGTGCACAGCACGATGAGCGACGACCGCGGCCGTCCGTGCGTCGGCGACTACCTGCGCGGCCGGTACGAGGAGACGCCCGGCATCGTGCACGTCGGCAGGCTCGACGAGAACACCGAAGGCCTCCTGCTGCTCACCAACGACGGCGACCTCGGCCACCGGCTGATGCACCCGTCGTTCCGCGTGCTGAAGACCTACTTCGCCGAGGTCGAGGGCATCGTCCCGCGCGGGCTCGGCAAGGAGCTGCGGGCGGGCTTCGAGCTGCCGGACGGCATCGTCAAGGTCGACCAGTTCCGGGTCAAGGACATGCTGGCCGGGCGCACCCAGATCGAACTGGTCATCCACGAGGGCCGCAAGCACATCGTGCGGCGGCTGATGGCGGCCACCGGGCACCCGGTGCGCAAACTGGTCCGAACCGCGCTCGGTGATGTCCAGCTCGGCGCCCAGCGCTCGGGCTCGATCCGGCGGCTGAACCGCGGTGAGGTCGGTTCGCTGTACCGCGCCGTCGATCTGTAA